A section of the Serratia liquefaciens ATCC 27592 genome encodes:
- a CDS encoding beta strand repeat-containing protein, which translates to MASLANQQTAAAIFYAVLGRNPSEYSFKNFGEQLETGQYTLANFVSTLLASAEGITLFQGKSNSDIVTKVYTLVYGSTPSSSTVSDLLTTGSLPNVIASLVDNVLHYEGFDSSLLSSQLAFTNKINSILYSSTASLPALNLQEQIAALYLGIPGREVDSSGLKYWSTDLQRGTSYADVIRKQLLTPEYQQKVGQLSGDAYIQHVYTLVHGVGATAQQLAIYSALGSDKALIAQAIINDLRTSTATDTTTVTQQHGFEFDIGTSLLYKTAASLTATAAGGNATGTVNTGSSHQISNAETAVLQNVLLNANAASVVNLKFADHLANLTINGSSAATVNLSDNGVNPGVDITVNNGNVILNASSGADDVLVTTDANVGLATSTAKFNLGEGNDSLKWLGNAAVGGANTVSANIQANGGNGVDTISANFITKNVVMGGNALARTATITTNSSQFSNFEKIDLAGYIGKATVSSGSTAANHTFDFGVLTGRATSESSLTGTLSTTVNQAATSTIGSQGFVLSGLAEAVKVINAAGGNSAQLEVTGNATAASSVEITFLQNATDHFNVTFDAVSSTDVNAGSLALNSSSSLLLPTVLSTLNIASGGTGSFDNILSLTGTNAQVQNIAVTGDHLLDLTVGSGFSNVRDINASANTGGLDLNSNHAGTGDGIIVQLLNILPLSAVTTGLLAPVLTALGLNGYQLTVEGTGAADSFNVLGNTTLAGGNGVNTYELKSSTTQAGVTITDFDSTKDKIVDAASALTISGNTSGTAVADYGTRASDTLDALLGTLVGGLTNGVIGLLGGILGLGSSNALTAKVGVASVVFGGTGDNASSYVIIDNNNNHTLDTSDSVVYLTGQNHQQLLDTLHYA; encoded by the coding sequence ATGGCTTCTCTAGCAAATCAGCAAACCGCTGCTGCGATTTTCTATGCGGTCTTGGGTCGAAATCCCAGTGAGTATTCTTTTAAGAATTTTGGTGAGCAATTAGAAACTGGTCAGTATACTTTGGCTAATTTTGTCAGCACACTGTTGGCGAGTGCCGAAGGGATAACCCTCTTTCAAGGGAAAAGTAACTCGGATATTGTCACGAAGGTTTATACCTTAGTATATGGTTCAACACCGAGTTCGAGTACAGTTTCAGATCTCCTGACTACTGGTAGTTTACCTAATGTGATTGCTTCCTTAGTAGACAATGTTCTGCATTATGAAGGCTTTGACTCATCACTGCTGAGTTCACAACTTGCATTCACCAACAAAATTAACTCGATCCTCTATTCTTCTACGGCCAGTTTGCCTGCACTGAATCTCCAAGAGCAAATTGCGGCGTTATATCTGGGCATTCCAGGAAGAGAAGTTGATTCTAGCGGATTGAAATACTGGAGTACAGATTTACAAAGAGGCACCAGCTATGCTGATGTAATTCGTAAACAACTTCTTACCCCTGAATATCAACAGAAAGTAGGGCAACTTTCTGGTGATGCGTATATTCAGCATGTTTATACCTTAGTTCACGGTGTTGGAGCAACAGCCCAGCAACTTGCGATATATTCTGCATTAGGTTCTGATAAAGCTTTGATTGCTCAGGCAATCATTAATGATTTACGAACATCAACCGCTACTGATACAACTACAGTCACTCAACAACATGGGTTTGAGTTCGATATCGGCACCAGCTTGTTGTATAAAACTGCTGCCTCACTCACGGCAACAGCGGCTGGCGGTAATGCCACCGGCACGGTTAACACCGGTTCTTCACACCAGATCAGTAATGCTGAAACCGCCGTACTGCAAAACGTGTTGTTAAACGCCAACGCGGCCAGTGTAGTTAACCTGAAGTTCGCCGATCATCTGGCGAATCTGACTATTAACGGCTCCAGCGCAGCAACGGTTAACCTGTCAGACAATGGCGTCAACCCGGGTGTGGACATTACTGTGAATAACGGCAACGTTATTCTTAACGCCAGTTCTGGTGCTGATGATGTTCTCGTTACTACCGATGCAAACGTTGGCCTTGCAACTTCGACGGCCAAGTTTAACCTCGGCGAAGGTAATGACAGCCTGAAATGGTTAGGCAATGCCGCGGTTGGTGGTGCTAACACGGTAAGTGCCAACATCCAGGCCAACGGTGGTAATGGGGTTGATACCATTTCGGCCAACTTTATTACCAAAAACGTGGTGATGGGAGGGAACGCTCTGGCTCGTACGGCGACGATTACCACCAACTCCTCACAATTCTCTAACTTTGAGAAAATTGACCTGGCTGGTTATATTGGCAAAGCGACGGTAAGCAGTGGTTCAACGGCTGCCAACCATACCTTTGACTTTGGTGTATTAACTGGGCGCGCCACCTCAGAATCAAGCCTTACTGGGACTCTTAGCACCACGGTCAATCAGGCAGCAACTTCCACTATTGGCTCACAAGGTTTTGTGTTGTCTGGTTTGGCCGAGGCAGTGAAAGTGATTAATGCTGCCGGCGGTAACTCCGCGCAGTTGGAAGTGACCGGTAATGCGACGGCGGCAAGTAGTGTGGAAATTACTTTCCTGCAGAATGCCACGGACCACTTTAACGTCACTTTCGATGCCGTTAGTTCAACCGATGTGAATGCCGGTTCACTGGCTCTGAACAGCAGCAGCAGTCTGTTGTTGCCAACTGTACTGAGCACGCTGAACATTGCGTCTGGCGGTACCGGTAGTTTTGACAATATCTTGTCACTGACTGGCACAAATGCTCAGGTGCAAAACATTGCTGTTACAGGCGATCACTTACTGGATCTGACTGTGGGCAGTGGTTTTAGTAACGTGCGTGATATTAACGCTTCTGCTAATACTGGTGGTTTGGATCTGAACTCAAACCATGCCGGTACCGGTGACGGTATTATCGTTCAATTGCTTAACATCCTGCCGTTGAGTGCCGTGACTACAGGGCTGTTGGCTCCGGTACTTACCGCTTTAGGCCTGAACGGTTATCAACTGACTGTCGAAGGGACCGGCGCGGCTGACAGCTTCAACGTCCTGGGTAACACAACCCTGGCCGGTGGCAACGGTGTGAATACCTATGAACTGAAGTCCAGTACCACTCAGGCCGGTGTTACCATTACCGACTTTGACAGCACCAAAGACAAGATCGTTGATGCAGCCTCTGCTTTGACCATCTCCGGCAATACCAGCGGCACTGCGGTGGCGGATTACGGCACCCGTGCTTCTGATACTCTGGATGCGCTGCTGGGTACTCTGGTTGGCGGCCTGACCAACGGTGTTATTGGCCTGTTGGGCGGTATCCTCGGTCTCGGTAGCAGCAACGCACTGACGGCTAAAGTGGGTGTGGCGTCAGTAGTGTTTGGCGGTACTGGCGATAATGCCAGCTCTTATGTGATTATTGATAACAACAATAACCACACGCTGGATACTAGCGACAGCGTTGTTTACCTGACAGGGCAAAACCATCAGCAACTGCTGGATACTTTGCATTACGCATAA
- a CDS encoding HlyD family type I secretion periplasmic adaptor subunit — MSTHIGEPQDSYSEEIPQDERRFTRMGWLVVGLGLFGFFAWAAFAPLDKGVASPGSVIVSGNRKTVQAPASGIIKSITVKEGDRVKAGEVLVQLSQVQAQAQVDSLRDQYYTTLATEGRLLAERDGLSKVTFSPVFEQLQAQPRVAEIIALQTQLFSSRRQGLQSEVDGYKQSMDGMRFQLKGLQDSRVNKQIQLSSLREQMNSMKQLAADGYLPRNRYLEVQRQFAEVNSSIDETVGRIGQVQKQLQESQQRIDQRFADYQREVRTQLAQTQMDASEFRNKLEMANFDLGNTAITSPVDGTVVGLNIFTQGGVVGAGDHLMDVVPSQATLVVDSRLKVELIDKVYNGLPVDLMFTAFNQNKTPKIPGTVTLVSADRLVDKANGEPYYQMQVTVSPEGMKMLGGEDVKPGMPVEVFVKTGSRSLLSYLFKPILDRAHTSLTEE; from the coding sequence ATGTCTACGCACATTGGCGAGCCGCAAGACTCGTATTCAGAAGAGATCCCACAGGACGAGCGGCGTTTTACCCGCATGGGATGGTTGGTGGTGGGGCTTGGCCTGTTTGGTTTTTTCGCCTGGGCTGCATTTGCACCTTTGGATAAAGGGGTTGCTTCGCCAGGCTCGGTGATTGTTTCCGGCAACCGCAAGACCGTGCAGGCGCCAGCCAGCGGCATCATTAAAAGCATCACCGTAAAAGAAGGCGACAGGGTTAAAGCCGGTGAAGTATTGGTGCAACTGAGTCAGGTACAGGCGCAGGCGCAGGTTGATTCTCTGCGCGATCAATACTACACCACTCTGGCCACCGAAGGCCGCTTGCTTGCTGAACGTGATGGTTTAAGCAAAGTGACTTTCTCGCCGGTCTTCGAACAACTTCAGGCTCAGCCGCGGGTTGCCGAGATCATCGCGCTGCAAACCCAGCTCTTCTCCTCGCGCCGTCAGGGGCTGCAAAGCGAAGTCGACGGTTATAAACAGTCGATGGACGGTATGCGCTTCCAACTAAAAGGCCTGCAGGATTCCAGGGTCAACAAGCAGATCCAGCTTTCCAGCCTGCGTGAGCAGATGAACAGCATGAAACAACTGGCTGCCGACGGCTATTTACCGCGTAACCGCTATCTTGAAGTACAGCGTCAGTTTGCGGAAGTTAACAGCAGCATCGATGAAACCGTCGGGCGGATCGGCCAAGTACAAAAACAGCTGCAGGAATCTCAGCAGCGGATCGATCAGCGTTTTGCCGACTACCAGCGCGAGGTCAGAACCCAACTGGCGCAAACGCAGATGGACGCCAGTGAATTCCGAAACAAACTGGAAATGGCGAATTTTGATCTCGGCAACACCGCTATCACCTCGCCGGTGGATGGCACCGTAGTCGGATTAAATATCTTTACTCAGGGGGGCGTCGTGGGAGCGGGTGACCACCTGATGGACGTTGTACCCAGTCAGGCTACGCTGGTGGTGGATTCCCGCCTGAAGGTAGAGTTGATTGACAAGGTGTACAACGGGTTGCCGGTGGATTTGATGTTTACCGCTTTCAACCAGAACAAAACCCCGAAAATCCCGGGGACGGTGACATTGGTTTCTGCCGACCGTTTGGTTGACAAGGCCAATGGCGAACCCTACTACCAAATGCAGGTCACGGTATCTCCAGAAGGCATGAAAATGCTGGGTGGGGAGGATGTTAAGCCGGGTATGCCTGTTGAGGTGTTCGTGAAGACAGGGTCACGCTCACTGCTGAGCTATTTGTTTAAACCTATTTTGGATCGCGCTCATACTTCATTAACCGAGGAATAA
- a CDS encoding right-handed parallel beta-helix repeat-containing protein has protein sequence MERRLFLKRISILTSWGILLGKCDFSFGQDSRKNSLNKISFNDVKNNIMPSGVDDILIELAAHDYDGSFETTLVRNKSEDNHLMAGKNWSDVGLVNKKALVFDAEGKAFLLTSKNGIFSIESLGGGIGQDDSSLMEIAQYLSSKPVHLVKNKVYYYSKPVSHTVGFGWIGNHATIKFLPRMDNEPRVPFITSPATDKNIINDSHNSSTGVKGVLFKDLTIDTNYNDYSGKVGFLYAENTLDNWSSCQFENVSFINSKFDNLALQNNCRDIIFSRCTFNNSGEDGVTIRKNCNNIKFIDSCVFSNTAKVQSGGDGIVVKGSHISVIGCRFENIGIGKKGAAIANNAEDADNAEQASYGVFNHNYFLNCHGGLGIGTVKSSLAFSNDWISNITASNNIFENVGKVAIGARYVHNFTSHHNVIKNQTSAKDFAVELLHVTGADCDFSVSQSQGGTLHLRDCSGGVKLSSTNVALAGFNNAVFIEKCVDVKVELDISNSGRGGCYIDTISSSTVSIKAIDIKGVALQVINSINTNFNSTVVNSAFDGVILRKFKNIILNADIKNIGTTAKGKYNSVGVYSGNGAVLNISSDSNNANYDLFVDKSSTGIKMSPKSENPSILRTNYNEF, from the coding sequence ATGGAAAGACGGTTGTTTTTGAAGAGAATTAGTATCCTGACATCATGGGGAATACTGCTAGGTAAGTGTGATTTTTCTTTTGGCCAGGATAGTCGAAAAAATTCTTTGAATAAAATTTCTTTTAATGATGTAAAAAATAATATTATGCCTAGTGGGGTAGACGATATACTAATTGAACTTGCCGCACATGATTATGATGGCAGTTTTGAGACGACTTTGGTTAGAAATAAATCAGAAGATAATCACCTGATGGCAGGAAAAAATTGGTCTGATGTCGGATTGGTAAATAAAAAGGCATTGGTATTTGATGCAGAGGGAAAAGCATTCTTGTTAACGTCTAAAAATGGTATCTTCTCTATTGAGAGCCTTGGAGGGGGGATCGGTCAGGATGATAGCTCCCTAATGGAGATTGCTCAATACCTTTCTTCCAAGCCTGTTCATTTGGTAAAGAATAAGGTTTATTACTATAGCAAGCCTGTCAGTCACACTGTAGGTTTTGGTTGGATAGGTAATCATGCCACAATTAAATTCTTGCCGAGGATGGATAATGAACCTAGAGTTCCTTTTATAACCTCACCTGCAACAGATAAAAATATAATTAACGATTCTCATAATTCCAGCACTGGTGTGAAAGGTGTATTGTTTAAAGATCTTACTATAGATACTAATTATAATGATTATTCTGGTAAAGTCGGATTTCTTTATGCCGAAAATACGTTGGATAATTGGTCTAGTTGTCAGTTTGAAAATGTTTCATTTATTAATTCAAAATTTGACAACCTTGCATTGCAAAATAATTGCAGAGATATAATTTTCTCTAGGTGCACATTTAATAACTCTGGTGAAGACGGTGTAACTATTAGGAAAAACTGTAATAATATTAAATTTATTGATTCTTGCGTTTTTTCAAATACCGCGAAGGTACAAAGTGGCGGCGATGGAATAGTTGTTAAAGGAAGTCACATTAGCGTTATCGGTTGCCGATTTGAAAATATCGGCATAGGTAAAAAAGGGGCTGCTATTGCGAATAATGCTGAAGACGCTGATAATGCCGAGCAAGCCAGTTATGGTGTTTTTAACCATAATTATTTTTTGAACTGTCATGGTGGGTTAGGTATTGGTACTGTGAAGAGCTCCCTGGCATTTTCGAATGATTGGATATCGAATATTACTGCTTCAAATAATATTTTTGAAAATGTAGGAAAAGTTGCCATTGGTGCACGATATGTTCACAATTTTACCTCTCACCATAACGTTATTAAAAATCAAACCAGTGCGAAGGATTTTGCAGTTGAGCTTCTTCATGTCACTGGAGCAGATTGTGATTTCTCTGTCAGCCAGTCTCAAGGTGGGACCTTACATTTACGAGATTGTTCAGGTGGTGTGAAACTTTCATCTACGAATGTAGCACTGGCAGGTTTCAATAATGCAGTGTTTATAGAGAAATGTGTCGATGTTAAGGTTGAGTTGGATATAAGTAATTCTGGAAGAGGTGGTTGTTATATTGACACTATAAGCTCTAGTACAGTTTCTATAAAAGCGATTGATATTAAGGGAGTTGCTCTTCAAGTAATAAATTCAATTAATACAAACTTCAATTCTACAGTGGTAAACTCTGCTTTTGATGGTGTCATACTCAGAAAGTTTAAAAATATAATTCTTAATGCTGATATAAAAAATATCGGCACTACCGCAAAAGGTAAATATAATTCCGTTGGTGTCTACTCTGGTAATGGCGCAGTGTTAAATATATCATCTGATTCTAACAATGCTAATTATGATTTGTTTGTTGATAAGAGTTCCACTGGTATAAAAATGTCCCCTAAATCAGAAAATCCATCCATATTGAGAACTAATTATAATGAATTTTGA
- a CDS encoding TolC family outer membrane protein, with translation MIQFKRQVAGLAISTLLFAISAPVHSIGILDAYSLALEKDPTFRAAIKEKEAGDENENIGRAGLLPKVSANYQNSPRNWQTQKSQQRESFFSDALTEVTKRQQYRSYSSSITLTQPLFDYEAYARYKAGVAQTLMSDERYRSKYLDLAVRVISAYVEVAYSKDQIALASAQKAAYKEQLALNDRLMSAGEGTITDVSETQARYSLAEAQEIEARDALDAAQRELEVIIGVPLDQLDELQVLRPGKFQVAPLIPSKFEEWQKIALENNPMLAASRHGVDAAKYEVERNRAGFMPQVQLYASHSENDSSSDNTVNQKYRTDSIGVQVSVPIYAGGGVSASTRQAASRYGQAMYEMDAQVGTTLNDLRKQFNLCISSRAKLAAYELAVKSATTQVTATRQSVLAGQRVNVDVLNAEQQLYSAQRDLASAKYTYIKSWITLLSDSGTLDEKDVKRVAQYFSMNR, from the coding sequence TTGATTCAATTTAAACGACAGGTTGCTGGCCTTGCTATCAGTACCCTCTTGTTTGCGATATCTGCGCCGGTTCATTCGATAGGGATTCTAGACGCATATTCGCTGGCACTTGAAAAAGATCCGACCTTTCGGGCGGCTATAAAAGAAAAAGAAGCGGGGGATGAAAACGAAAACATCGGCAGGGCGGGGTTGCTGCCGAAGGTGTCGGCCAATTACCAGAATTCGCCACGTAACTGGCAGACACAAAAGTCTCAGCAGCGCGAAAGTTTTTTTAGCGACGCTCTTACTGAGGTTACCAAGCGGCAACAGTACCGCAGCTATTCCAGTTCGATAACGCTGACACAGCCGTTGTTCGATTATGAAGCCTATGCGCGTTATAAGGCCGGCGTGGCGCAAACGCTGATGTCAGATGAGCGTTACCGCAGTAAGTATCTTGATCTGGCCGTGCGGGTAATTTCCGCCTATGTTGAAGTGGCTTACTCCAAAGACCAGATTGCGCTGGCCTCAGCGCAAAAGGCGGCTTACAAAGAGCAATTGGCGCTAAACGATCGCTTAATGAGCGCGGGTGAAGGCACCATTACCGACGTTTCAGAGACCCAGGCGCGCTACAGTCTGGCAGAGGCGCAGGAAATTGAGGCACGTGATGCTCTGGATGCGGCACAACGCGAGCTGGAGGTGATTATTGGCGTACCGCTCGATCAACTGGATGAGCTACAGGTACTGCGCCCCGGTAAATTCCAGGTGGCGCCGTTAATCCCTTCCAAATTTGAAGAGTGGCAAAAAATTGCCCTGGAGAATAACCCGATGTTGGCTGCCTCGCGCCATGGCGTTGATGCCGCCAAGTATGAAGTGGAGAGAAACCGCGCGGGCTTTATGCCGCAGGTTCAGCTCTATGCTTCGCATTCGGAAAATGACTCCAGCAGTGATAACACGGTTAACCAAAAATACCGCACCGACAGTATCGGCGTGCAGGTGAGTGTGCCGATCTATGCCGGCGGTGGGGTATCAGCATCGACTCGCCAGGCGGCATCACGCTATGGGCAGGCGATGTATGAAATGGATGCACAAGTCGGTACCACGCTTAACGATCTGCGTAAGCAGTTCAATCTTTGCATCAGTAGTCGCGCAAAATTAGCGGCGTATGAACTGGCGGTAAAATCTGCGACAACGCAGGTAACGGCCACCCGCCAGAGCGTGTTGGCAGGGCAGCGCGTCAACGTCGATGTGCTGAATGCCGAGCAACAACTTTACAGCGCGCAGCGAGACCTGGCTTCGGCTAAGTACACCTACATAAAGTCCTGGATCACCCTGTTGAGCGACTCTGGAACGCTTGACGAAAAGGACGTAAAACGAGTGGCGCAGTATTTCTCTATGAATCGTTGA
- a CDS encoding mannose-1-phosphate guanylyltransferase/mannose-6-phosphate isomerase, with protein MSKLIPVVMAGGTGSRLWPLSRESFPKQFLSIDDSGFSLLQQTLQRLSGLDGVKVAAPLVICNENHRFLVAEQLREIDQLATNIILEPVGRNTAPAVALAAHLAAEEDEDSILLVLAADHLIKKVDNFHSAIKTAIQHASEDHLVTFGIIPEHPETGYGYIKRGSALSDECFKVDAFVEKPSLDKAVEYLASGEFSWNSGMFMFKTDKFLQELQQFSPEIFSTTQQSVADSQRDMNFIRVDQEIFKHCPSDSIDYAVMEKTGDAVVIPIDAGWSDVGSWSSLWDVSEKDHLGNVNVGEIISIDSTDNYISSESALVATIGLDNLIVVNTNDALLIASKDRVQDVKKVVDELKKRKLHHFRKHSSSYQPWGKISEIDNGNYYQVKKIVVRPSEGLSVQRHHHRSEYWVVVSGTAKVQVDDKEFYLTENQSTFIPAGSVHTLENRGKIDLEMIEVRSGQYLGDDDIERLHDRYGRK; from the coding sequence ATGTCAAAACTAATTCCTGTGGTTATGGCCGGTGGCACTGGAAGCCGGCTGTGGCCGCTGTCGCGCGAATCATTTCCAAAACAATTCCTCTCTATAGATGACAGTGGGTTCAGTTTGCTGCAGCAAACTTTGCAGCGTTTGTCTGGGTTGGATGGGGTTAAAGTGGCTGCACCTTTGGTTATCTGCAATGAAAACCATCGTTTTCTGGTTGCGGAACAACTACGCGAAATTGATCAACTTGCCACTAATATTATTTTAGAGCCTGTTGGGCGCAACACCGCTCCAGCGGTGGCTTTGGCTGCTCATCTGGCTGCAGAAGAAGACGAAGACAGCATATTGCTGGTTTTGGCTGCCGACCATTTGATTAAAAAGGTGGATAATTTCCACTCGGCAATAAAAACGGCCATTCAGCATGCCAGCGAAGATCATTTGGTGACTTTCGGCATTATTCCAGAGCACCCGGAAACGGGTTATGGCTATATCAAGCGCGGTAGTGCGCTCTCTGACGAATGCTTCAAAGTCGATGCATTTGTCGAGAAACCTAGTTTGGACAAGGCCGTTGAATACCTGGCAAGCGGTGAGTTTAGCTGGAACAGCGGCATGTTCATGTTCAAAACTGATAAATTCCTGCAAGAGCTGCAACAGTTCAGTCCGGAAATTTTTAGTACCACGCAACAGTCCGTCGCGGATAGTCAGCGCGATATGAACTTTATCCGTGTCGATCAGGAAATATTCAAGCACTGCCCAAGTGACTCGATAGATTACGCGGTGATGGAAAAAACAGGTGATGCAGTGGTTATTCCTATCGATGCTGGTTGGAGTGACGTAGGCTCCTGGTCATCACTGTGGGATGTTTCAGAAAAAGATCACTTGGGGAACGTAAATGTTGGCGAAATTATATCCATAGATTCAACTGACAACTATATTTCTTCGGAGTCTGCACTGGTAGCTACTATTGGGCTTGATAATCTGATTGTGGTCAATACTAACGATGCATTGCTGATTGCTAGTAAAGATAGGGTGCAAGATGTGAAGAAAGTGGTGGATGAGCTTAAGAAACGCAAGCTTCACCACTTCCGTAAACACTCTTCTTCATACCAGCCTTGGGGAAAGATTAGCGAGATTGACAACGGTAATTATTACCAAGTAAAAAAAATTGTTGTGCGTCCGTCGGAGGGATTGTCTGTTCAACGTCATCACCATCGTTCCGAGTACTGGGTAGTAGTTAGCGGTACAGCTAAAGTTCAGGTAGATGATAAAGAGTTTTACCTAACAGAAAATCAATCTACTTTTATCCCCGCAGGTAGTGTTCATACCCTTGAGAATAGAGGGAAAATTGACTTGGAGATGATTGAGGTCAGATCCGGGCAATATCTTGGCGACGATGACATTGAGCGATTGCATGACCGGTATGGGAGAAAATAA
- a CDS encoding type I secretion system permease/ATPase, with translation MNQFIPRNEIADVIRTRSKVFWTVGIFTAFINLLMLVPSIYMLQVYDRVLPSRNEITLLMLTLIMLGMFGMMALLEYVRSMVVIRIGSQLDMRLNTRVYTAAYESNLKNGSSDAGQMLGDLTTVRQFLTGSALFAFFDAPWFPIYLLVIFLFNPWLGLFALVGSLLLVALAVVNEMVSKQPLGEASKLSIMSSSLASTNLRNAEVIEALGMLPNLKRRWFGLHQRFLNSQRVASERATTVSSITKFVRLSLQSLVLGLGGWLAIDGHITPGMMIAGSILMGRTLAPIEQVINVWKSWSSAKLSYQRLVKLLDKHPPRGMGMSLPRPEGIISVEGVTATPPGSKADAVLHNVSFAIQPGDVLGIIGPSASGKSTLARLLVGIWPVSEGIVRLDNADIYQWNKDELGPYIGYLPQDIELFAGTIAENIARFNDIDSEKVIEAAKLAGVHELILRFPNGYDSIIGNGGAGLSGGQKQRIGLARALYGDPSLIVLDEPNSNLDDAGEKALNQAILFLKQRNKTVILITHRTNLLSMTTKLLLLVNGSVNAFGPTQQVLQALANAQKAQTPQQAVRAVNSEPDEGNIPKTQIN, from the coding sequence GTGAATCAATTTATACCGCGCAATGAAATTGCGGATGTTATACGGACACGCAGTAAAGTTTTTTGGACCGTTGGCATATTCACCGCATTTATTAACTTGTTAATGCTTGTTCCTTCAATCTATATGCTCCAGGTTTATGACCGGGTGCTTCCTTCGCGCAATGAAATCACCTTACTGATGCTGACGCTTATTATGCTGGGAATGTTCGGCATGATGGCGCTGCTGGAGTATGTGCGCAGCATGGTGGTGATCCGTATCGGCAGCCAATTGGACATGCGGTTGAATACGCGTGTCTACACGGCAGCCTACGAATCTAACCTTAAGAATGGTTCTTCCGATGCAGGGCAGATGCTGGGCGATTTGACTACCGTACGGCAGTTCCTGACCGGCAGCGCACTGTTTGCTTTCTTCGATGCGCCCTGGTTCCCGATTTACCTACTGGTGATTTTCCTGTTCAACCCGTGGTTGGGTTTGTTTGCTCTGGTTGGCTCATTGCTGCTGGTTGCGTTGGCGGTGGTCAACGAAATGGTGTCCAAGCAACCCTTGGGCGAAGCGAGCAAGTTATCGATCATGTCCAGCAGCCTGGCAAGTACCAATTTGCGCAATGCTGAAGTGATCGAAGCATTGGGCATGCTGCCTAATCTAAAACGACGTTGGTTTGGATTGCATCAGAGATTTCTCAATAGCCAGCGTGTTGCCAGCGAGCGCGCGACCACCGTCAGTTCCATCACCAAATTTGTTCGTCTCTCTCTGCAGTCATTGGTCCTGGGGCTAGGGGGATGGTTGGCGATTGATGGGCATATCACCCCCGGCATGATGATCGCGGGCTCTATTTTGATGGGGCGTACTCTGGCGCCCATCGAGCAGGTGATTAACGTCTGGAAAAGCTGGAGCTCAGCCAAACTGTCCTATCAGCGTTTGGTCAAACTGCTTGATAAGCATCCACCGCGCGGAATGGGGATGTCGCTTCCCCGTCCAGAAGGGATCATCTCGGTCGAAGGCGTCACCGCCACCCCTCCGGGATCAAAAGCCGATGCGGTGTTGCACAATGTCAGCTTTGCTATTCAACCGGGCGACGTGCTGGGGATTATCGGGCCAAGCGCTTCCGGTAAGTCTACGCTGGCGCGTTTACTGGTCGGTATCTGGCCAGTCAGTGAAGGCATTGTGCGTCTTGATAATGCTGATATCTACCAGTGGAATAAAGATGAGCTGGGGCCTTACATTGGCTACCTGCCGCAGGATATCGAACTCTTTGCCGGCACCATCGCTGAAAACATCGCTCGCTTTAACGATATCGACTCCGAGAAAGTTATTGAAGCCGCCAAGCTGGCCGGGGTGCATGAACTGATCCTGCGCTTCCCTAATGGTTACGACTCGATCATCGGTAACGGCGGGGCAGGGTTATCCGGCGGACAGAAGCAGCGAATTGGCCTGGCGCGTGCGCTGTATGGCGATCCATCTCTGATCGTGTTGGACGAGCCTAACTCCAATTTGGATGACGCCGGTGAGAAGGCACTGAATCAGGCCATTTTGTTCCTCAAGCAGCGTAATAAAACGGTGATTCTGATTACTCATCGCACCAACCTGCTGTCGATGACCACCAAGCTGCTGCTGTTGGTCAACGGTAGCGTCAATGCGTTTGGCCCAACGCAGCAGGTTCTGCAAGCCCTGGCCAATGCGCAAAAAGCGCAGACTCCACAGCAAGCCGTGCGTGCGGTCAATTCCGAGCCGGACGAAGGCAATATCCCAAAAACTCAAATTAATTAA